The following coding sequences lie in one Phalacrocorax aristotelis chromosome 2, bGulAri2.1, whole genome shotgun sequence genomic window:
- the LYPLA1 gene encoding acyl-protein thioesterase 1, whose product MCGNNMSAPLPAIVPAARKATAAVIFLHGLGDTGHGWSEALAGIKSPHVKYICPHAPVMPVSLNMNMAMPSWFDIIGLSPDSQEDEVGIKQAAENVKALIDQEVKNGIPSNRIILGGFSQGGALSLYTALTTQQKLAGVVALSCWLPLRSSFPQGPLSGVNKEIAVLQCHGDCDPLVPLMFGSLTAEKLKSMINPANVTFRTYSGMMHSSCIEEMMDVKQFIDKHLPPVD is encoded by the exons gtCATTTTTCTTCATGGATTGGGAGATACCGG gCATGGATGGTCAGAAGCGCTTGCAGGGATCAAAAGCCCCCATGTGAAATACATTTGCCCACATGC GCCAGTTATGCCAGTTTCTTTGAACATGAACATGGCTATGCCGTCATG GTTTGATATCATTGGACTTTCTCCAGATTCACAGGAAGATGAAGTTGGGATCAAGCAGGCAGCGGAGAATG TTAAAGCACTGATAGATCAAGAAGTAAAGAATGGAATTCCTTCTAATAGAATTATTCTGGGAGGCTTTTCTCAG GGAGGTGCTTTATCATTGTATACAGCTCTTACAACACAGCAAAAATTAGCAGGTGTTGTAGCCCTCAGCTGTTGGCTTCCTCTACGGTCTTCTTTTCCTCAG GGCCCTCTCAGTGGTGTCAACAAGGAGATTGCTGTTCTTCAGTGCCATGGGGACTGTGACCCATTGGTGCCTTTAATGTTCGGTTCTCTCACTGCTGAGAAGCTAAAGAGTATGATAAACCCAGCCAATGTAACCTTCAGAACTTACTCTGGCATGATGCATAGCTCATGTATTGAG GAGATGATGGATGTAAAACAGTTCATTGACAAACACCTACCTCCTGTAGACTGA